The following are encoded in a window of Paenibacillaceae bacterium GAS479 genomic DNA:
- a CDS encoding ATP-binding cassette, subfamily B: MEGSVRVSGEQKRERKKAGGGWAVYKEMLFHYVFPQKRLLIWLSVLLLLSIGLQLVNPQIIRYFIDTAQGDGNLSALYYAGGFFILFSLLQQGISVAASYFSENLGWTTTNKLRAELAEHCLSLDMGFHKTQTSGALIERVDGDVNALANFFSSFIIHLAGNLVLMLGILVLLYRENFWIGLAMTLFVVGAVYVIQWIRRYSVQLWKRWREMNAEFYGFIGEHLEGTEDTRANGAAGYVMNRFYDFTRRMLPLRLRAFLGFATMWSTTILVFALGNGVAFLVCAWLWKSGQGGLTIGSIYLVFYYTELLAKPIEKIRTQLEDLQKADASLIRVRELLATKPKIQDGPGVQLPDGPLSVEFRDLEFAYEEGSRNTLHRLQLKLEPGQTLGLLGRTGSGKTTLARLLLRFYDPQKGGVHLNGTDIRDFKLHELRRKVAMVTQNIEILEGTVRDNLTLFDNGIPDNRISAVLHELGLGAWHDALPEGLDTVLASGGGSLSAGEAQLLAFARVFLTNPGLVILDEASSRLDPMTEARIEAAISRLLEEKTCIIIAHRLATVQRADRILILENGQMLESGEREQLARDPKSRFSRMLAVGMDEVLA; this comes from the coding sequence ATGGAAGGAAGTGTTCGTGTGTCAGGGGAACAAAAGAGAGAGAGGAAGAAAGCAGGGGGAGGCTGGGCCGTTTATAAGGAAATGCTCTTTCACTATGTGTTTCCGCAGAAGCGGTTGCTTATCTGGTTGAGTGTGCTACTGCTCCTCTCAATCGGGCTCCAGCTTGTCAATCCACAAATTATCCGTTATTTCATCGACACGGCCCAGGGCGATGGCAATTTGTCAGCGCTATACTACGCGGGCGGCTTTTTTATTTTGTTCTCCCTGCTGCAGCAAGGCATATCGGTCGCGGCATCCTATTTCAGCGAGAATCTGGGCTGGACGACGACCAATAAACTGCGCGCGGAGCTGGCGGAGCACTGTTTGTCTTTGGACATGGGCTTTCACAAAACCCAAACCTCCGGCGCGCTGATTGAACGGGTGGACGGCGATGTAAACGCGCTGGCGAATTTTTTCTCCAGCTTCATCATCCATCTGGCAGGCAATCTCGTCCTCATGCTCGGTATTTTGGTGCTGCTATATCGCGAGAATTTCTGGATCGGCCTTGCTATGACTCTTTTTGTCGTTGGTGCGGTATATGTCATCCAGTGGATTCGACGTTACTCCGTGCAGCTGTGGAAGCGTTGGAGAGAGATGAACGCGGAGTTTTACGGCTTTATCGGGGAGCATCTAGAGGGAACGGAGGACACTCGTGCTAATGGCGCGGCCGGTTACGTAATGAACCGGTTCTACGATTTTACTCGTCGTATGCTGCCGCTTCGGCTGCGGGCTTTTCTCGGATTCGCTACTATGTGGAGCACGACGATTCTCGTCTTCGCGCTCGGCAATGGGGTTGCATTTCTCGTCTGTGCCTGGCTTTGGAAGAGCGGTCAGGGCGGACTGACCATCGGCTCCATCTATTTGGTGTTCTATTATACAGAGCTGCTTGCCAAGCCAATCGAGAAAATCAGAACTCAGCTGGAGGACCTGCAAAAGGCTGACGCCAGCCTGATTCGCGTACGCGAGTTGCTTGCGACTAAGCCGAAAATTCAGGACGGTCCGGGGGTGCAGCTACCTGACGGCCCTTTGTCCGTGGAATTCCGCGATCTGGAATTCGCTTATGAAGAAGGCAGCCGCAATACGCTGCATCGGCTGCAGCTGAAGCTGGAGCCCGGCCAGACTCTTGGCTTGCTCGGCCGAACGGGAAGCGGCAAAACAACGCTGGCCCGGCTGCTGTTGCGGTTCTACGATCCGCAAAAGGGCGGCGTTCATCTGAATGGCACGGATATTCGGGATTTTAAGTTGCATGAGCTGCGTCGTAAAGTAGCGATGGTGACGCAGAACATTGAAATTTTGGAAGGAACGGTGAGGGACAATCTGACGTTGTTCGACAACGGTATTCCCGACAACCGTATATCCGCGGTGCTGCATGAACTCGGTCTCGGAGCCTGGCATGACGCGCTTCCGGAGGGGCTGGACACGGTGCTCGCTTCCGGCGGCGGCAGTCTTTCGGCTGGAGAGGCACAGCTGCTCGCTTTTGCCCGGGTGTTTCTGACGAACCCTGGGCTAGTCATTCTCGACGAAGCCTCCTCGCGGCTTGATCCGATGACGGAAGCGCGGATCGAGGCGGCGATCTCGCGCCTGCTGGAAGAGAAAACCTGCATCATTATTGCCCATCGGTTAGCAACGGTTCAGCGGGCTGACCGAATCCTTATTCTGGAGAACGGACAGATGCTGGAGAGCGGCGAGCGCGAACAACTGGCTAGGGATCCTAAATCTCGCTTCAGCCGCATGCTGGCTGTCGGAATGGATGAGGTGCTGGCATGA
- a CDS encoding Glycosyltransferase involved in cell wall bisynthesis gives MSVQISVIIPSHNKFPQNLLTLFSLENQTLPPHQYEVILIDDASSDSTSTIPELWKFPFRLHLLRLHGNLGRPAARNVGIRMAKGTILIFLDAEVLVEPGFLESHLLLHQQDNRLLASGVLTMKGAYTQLDPGFSAAQLQEAYTLLKPQPAFNPAYEKFIRTGQGQLLLSREDIKKGVYRQLAVQKVHEALYENEILQRHGDRLQGFHLPWLISHTGNLSVARTAFQQHGYFEEYSGYGWDDLEFGYRLFRQGYRFAHIRHPFTYHQEHPVSHTVKGEAHENFYLFQQKYRQISLLVLLLLYIPSPMSFHQVNLVLGEIYRLDAESVGLYLPLIGAMRSMLEAAGYLLRFGQPISHLLTHAGLPPNSVQRAGFEAQRSALAASGRWPMLGEALNRLLAL, from the coding sequence TTGAGCGTCCAAATCAGCGTTATCATTCCAAGCCACAACAAATTCCCGCAAAATCTGCTCACTTTATTCTCACTTGAGAACCAAACGCTTCCTCCGCATCAGTACGAGGTCATCCTGATCGACGATGCTTCAAGCGACTCGACGTCAACCATCCCAGAACTGTGGAAATTCCCCTTCCGTTTGCATCTTCTGCGTCTTCATGGCAATCTGGGGCGGCCGGCCGCTCGCAACGTCGGCATTCGAATGGCAAAGGGAACTATCCTGATCTTCCTGGACGCCGAGGTTCTCGTAGAGCCAGGCTTTTTGGAGTCCCATCTGCTGCTGCATCAACAGGACAACCGACTATTAGCCTCAGGCGTACTTACAATGAAGGGAGCCTATACTCAGCTTGACCCAGGCTTCAGCGCAGCACAATTACAGGAAGCGTATACGCTTTTGAAGCCGCAGCCCGCCTTTAATCCAGCCTATGAGAAGTTCATCAGAACGGGACAGGGGCAGCTACTGCTCAGTCGTGAAGATATTAAAAAGGGAGTTTATCGCCAGTTGGCAGTTCAGAAGGTCCATGAAGCGCTTTACGAGAATGAGATTCTACAGCGGCATGGTGACAGGCTCCAGGGCTTCCATCTCCCTTGGCTCATCAGTCATACGGGCAATCTGTCGGTGGCCCGAACCGCATTCCAGCAGCATGGATATTTTGAGGAGTATAGCGGCTACGGCTGGGATGATCTGGAGTTTGGCTATCGTCTGTTTCGCCAGGGATATCGCTTTGCCCATATCCGGCATCCCTTCACCTATCACCAGGAGCATCCTGTATCCCATACCGTGAAGGGCGAAGCTCATGAAAATTTCTATCTCTTTCAGCAAAAATATCGCCAGATCAGCTTGCTCGTTCTGCTTCTTCTATATATTCCGAGCCCGATGAGCTTCCATCAGGTCAACCTGGTACTAGGTGAGATTTACCGACTGGATGCCGAAAGCGTAGGCCTTTATTTGCCGTTGATCGGGGCCATGCGCTCCATGCTGGAGGCAGCCGGTTATCTGCTCCGCTTCGGCCAGCCAATCTCGCATCTGCTGACCCATGCGGGATTACCGCCAAATAGTGTGCAGAGAGCAGGTTTCGAGGCTCAACGCTCTGCGCTTGCTGCATCAGGACGTTGGCCGATGCTTGGAGAGGCTTTGAACCGTCTGCTCGCTTTGTAA
- a CDS encoding DinB superfamily protein, which translates to MKLRPDLSTVPEFEIPYVTCVPEGDLIELLMGQKDKTLALLSGLSEDQASFRYAPDKWSIRQVIGHITDNERIMGYRLLRIARGDQTELPGYDENLLVAGAPFDEWSLEFALADYAAVRESTLTLLRGLRLGDWEREGVANGLRHTALLIASVISGHELHHLKVLRARYGVV; encoded by the coding sequence ATGAAGCTCAGGCCAGACTTATCCACCGTTCCGGAATTTGAGATTCCTTATGTCACTTGTGTGCCAGAAGGGGATCTGATCGAGCTGTTAATGGGGCAAAAGGACAAGACGTTAGCCCTGCTCAGCGGCCTAAGTGAGGACCAAGCGTCTTTCCGCTACGCTCCCGATAAATGGAGCATACGCCAAGTAATCGGACATATTACGGACAATGAACGTATCATGGGCTATCGTCTTCTGCGGATTGCACGGGGCGACCAAACTGAGCTGCCCGGATATGATGAGAATCTACTCGTCGCTGGAGCTCCGTTCGACGAGTGGAGTCTCGAATTTGCGCTGGCGGATTATGCCGCGGTTCGGGAGTCGACGCTGACACTGCTGCGTGGCCTGCGGCTGGGCGACTGGGAGCGCGAGGGCGTAGCCAACGGCTTGCGTCATACCGCGCTTCTGATCGCCTCCGTCATTAGCGGCCATGAGCTTCATCATCTGAAAGTACTGCGGGCTAGGTACGGTGTGGTATAG
- a CDS encoding carbohydrate ABC transporter membrane protein 2, CUT1 family has protein sequence MHSTAIKESKGDRVFLIANYIYLTIALIIVAYPLIYIISASISNPQYVGSGEMWLFPKDITFEGYKRVFQEEKIWSGYLNTIIYTVLGTALSLAITLPAAYAMSRKDFVGRNFFMGMFMVTMFFSGGLIPSYLLIKDLGMVNTIWAIIVPSAASIYNIIVTRTFFMSTIPRELEEAAQIDGASTSRLFFTVIIPLSMPIIAVMALFYGVGQWNSYFSALIYLNDETKYPLQMILRQILVLQQMSAETGSIVEASTAEALSDKAEIAALVKYAVIIVATLPIIAVYPFLQRYFVQGVMIGSVKG, from the coding sequence ATGCACAGCACCGCGATCAAGGAGTCAAAGGGCGACCGCGTCTTTCTCATCGCCAATTATATTTACCTGACGATCGCTCTCATCATCGTCGCCTATCCATTGATCTACATTATCAGCGCTTCCATAAGTAATCCTCAGTATGTAGGTTCAGGGGAGATGTGGCTCTTCCCTAAAGACATCACCTTCGAAGGTTATAAGCGGGTGTTCCAGGAGGAAAAAATCTGGAGCGGCTATCTGAATACGATTATCTATACTGTCCTCGGCACTGCCCTCAGCCTTGCCATTACGCTTCCCGCAGCCTATGCGATGTCGCGTAAGGATTTTGTAGGACGGAACTTTTTCATGGGCATGTTCATGGTCACCATGTTCTTTAGCGGCGGACTCATTCCTAGCTACCTGCTCATCAAGGATCTCGGCATGGTCAACACGATATGGGCTATTATTGTGCCTAGCGCCGCGAGCATCTACAACATCATCGTCACCCGTACGTTTTTCATGTCCACCATTCCGCGAGAGCTGGAGGAAGCCGCGCAAATTGACGGCGCTTCCACGAGCCGTCTGTTCTTTACCGTCATCATTCCACTCTCTATGCCAATCATTGCGGTCATGGCGCTCTTCTACGGAGTCGGCCAGTGGAACAGTTATTTCTCCGCTCTGATCTATTTGAACGATGAGACCAAATATCCTTTGCAAATGATTTTGCGACAAATTCTCGTCCTGCAGCAAATGTCTGCCGAAACCGGCAGCATCGTGGAAGCATCCACCGCCGAGGCTCTCAGCGACAAGGCCGAGATCGCCGCACTTGTAAAGTATGCGGTTATCATTGTCGCTACGCTGCCGATCATCGCTGTATATCCTTTCCTGCAGCGTTATTTCGTCCAAGGGGTTATGATCGGTTCCGTTAAGGGCTGA
- a CDS encoding Uncharacterized membrane protein YoaT, DUF817 family, producing MGETTTAGKRPLYLKAAMLLDFGWKQALSCVFPLIIFGALGITKVITIPGIARYDLILLICLAAQAGMLLSKLETLGELKVVMLFHIIGLALELFKVNMGSWSYPGEGWSKVGGVPLYSGFMYASVASYICQAWRRLDLHFHKWPDARLSTGLAALIYANFFTHHWLPDFRWWLTGLIFLLFWRSIVQYRVAGQHLRMPVLASFLLIALFIWLAENISTLLGAWSYPDQQLGWTIVHWGKLSSWFLLVIISILLVAALKGKKPLNLTNS from the coding sequence ATGGGAGAAACAACTACCGCCGGGAAAAGACCGCTATACCTGAAAGCCGCGATGCTGCTCGATTTTGGCTGGAAGCAAGCGCTTAGCTGCGTGTTCCCCCTAATTATATTCGGGGCTCTCGGCATAACCAAGGTTATCACCATACCCGGCATTGCTCGGTATGACTTAATATTACTTATCTGCTTGGCCGCCCAAGCCGGCATGCTGCTGTCGAAGTTGGAAACGCTTGGCGAGCTTAAAGTCGTTATGCTGTTCCACATCATCGGGCTCGCTCTAGAGCTGTTCAAGGTAAACATGGGCTCCTGGAGTTATCCCGGCGAAGGCTGGAGCAAAGTCGGCGGCGTGCCGCTGTATAGCGGCTTCATGTACGCCAGCGTGGCCAGTTATATTTGCCAAGCTTGGCGCAGACTGGACCTGCACTTTCACAAATGGCCGGACGCCAGGCTGTCGACAGGACTCGCCGCGCTCATTTACGCCAACTTCTTCACCCATCACTGGCTTCCGGATTTCCGCTGGTGGCTGACTGGCCTTATCTTCCTACTGTTCTGGCGCTCCATCGTTCAGTACCGCGTAGCCGGGCAACATTTGCGTATGCCGGTGCTGGCGAGTTTTCTGCTGATCGCGCTGTTCATATGGCTGGCCGAGAACATCTCCACTCTGCTTGGAGCCTGGTCCTACCCGGACCAGCAGCTCGGTTGGACAATCGTCCATTGGGGCAAGCTCAGCTCCTGGTTTTTACTCGTTATCATCAGCATTCTGCTGGTAGCCGCACTCAAAGGCAAAAAACCGCTGAACCTCACGAATTCGTGA
- a CDS encoding Methyltransferase domain-containing protein, producing MMIKEVRNKRFLRYLNKMIAGADTLLDVGCGPGHLLGSLNARMIVALDVHRPYLENMVEHSPLVVPLHADALDISRLFVRDSFTVVTLVDVLEHFAKSDALELLMQAENVAKERVVLFTPRGFFPQEGVDHYGLNGEEYQTHRSGWEPEELEALGYDIIVMKGFHDSSNLAFLQTFGPDHEPIDAILAIKRLNTKGEKT from the coding sequence ATGATGATCAAAGAGGTAAGGAATAAGCGCTTTCTGAGGTATTTGAACAAAATGATTGCGGGTGCGGATACGCTGCTTGATGTCGGCTGCGGGCCCGGCCATTTGCTTGGATCCTTGAATGCGCGCATGATCGTTGCGCTGGATGTGCATCGACCTTATCTTGAAAATATGGTTGAACACTCTCCTCTTGTTGTTCCCCTGCATGCGGATGCTTTGGACATCAGTCGCTTGTTCGTCCGTGATTCCTTCACTGTCGTTACGCTCGTGGATGTGCTGGAGCATTTCGCTAAGTCGGATGCTCTGGAGCTGCTGATGCAGGCGGAAAATGTGGCGAAGGAAAGGGTCGTCCTGTTTACTCCGCGTGGATTCTTCCCGCAAGAGGGCGTAGATCACTATGGCCTGAACGGCGAGGAGTACCAGACGCATCGGAGTGGCTGGGAACCGGAAGAATTAGAAGCGCTAGGCTACGATATAATTGTAATGAAAGGATTTCACGACAGCTCCAACCTAGCTTTTCTCCAAACGTTCGGGCCAGATCACGAGCCTATCGACGCAATTTTGGCGATCAAGCGATTGAACACTAAAGGAGAGAAGACTTGA
- a CDS encoding carbohydrate ABC transporter membrane protein 1, CUT1 family has product MQSTPYPNQTASQPESETQLPKTSGRQWRRIARNWELYVFIAPAFFYFLIFAYGPMYGIQIAFRNYVPTLGFLGSKWVGFDHFTRFFDSYYFWDLIWNTLSISFYELAIGFPIPIILALAFNEVKTGFFKKLVQTVTYAPHFISVVVMAGMIITFLSPSNGILIHMLEWIGINPPDFLTDPRWFKTMYVLSGVWQGAGWGTIIYLAALSGVDPGLHEAAIIDGASRFQRLRHINIPTIIPTMTILLILNVGSMLNIGFEKVLLLQNPLNMESSNIIATFVYKSGLVDAQYSFSTAVGLFNSVVNCVLLITINQIVRRTSQNSLW; this is encoded by the coding sequence ATGCAATCGACCCCTTACCCAAATCAAACCGCCTCGCAGCCTGAAAGCGAGACGCAATTACCCAAGACATCCGGTCGACAATGGAGACGGATCGCTCGCAACTGGGAGCTTTACGTGTTTATTGCTCCCGCATTCTTCTATTTCCTCATCTTCGCGTACGGTCCTATGTACGGCATCCAGATTGCATTCCGTAACTATGTTCCAACACTTGGCTTCCTAGGAAGCAAGTGGGTCGGTTTCGACCACTTCACCAGATTCTTTGATTCTTATTATTTCTGGGATCTGATCTGGAATACGCTGTCCATCAGTTTTTATGAGCTGGCCATCGGCTTCCCGATTCCGATTATTCTGGCGCTGGCATTCAACGAGGTGAAAACCGGCTTTTTCAAAAAGCTGGTGCAAACCGTAACTTATGCGCCGCACTTCATCTCGGTCGTAGTAATGGCGGGTATGATCATCACCTTCCTCTCCCCGTCAAACGGCATTCTCATCCACATGCTGGAGTGGATTGGCATTAACCCACCTGATTTCCTGACGGACCCACGCTGGTTCAAGACAATGTATGTCCTGTCGGGCGTGTGGCAAGGAGCTGGATGGGGAACCATTATTTATCTAGCTGCTTTATCCGGTGTTGATCCAGGGCTTCACGAGGCTGCCATCATTGATGGAGCGAGCCGTTTCCAGCGGCTGCGGCATATCAACATTCCGACGATCATTCCGACGATGACGATTCTGCTTATCCTGAATGTCGGCAGCATGCTCAACATCGGCTTCGAGAAGGTTTTGCTGCTGCAAAATCCGCTCAATATGGAATCGTCCAACATCATCGCTACCTTCGTTTACAAATCCGGCTTGGTAGATGCGCAGTACAGCTTCTCAACGGCAGTTGGCCTGTTCAACTCCGTCGTCAACTGTGTTCTGCTTATCACGATTAACCAAATTGTTCGCCGTACGAGCCAGAACAGCCTTTGGTAG
- a CDS encoding DNA-binding transcriptional regulator, Lrp family translates to MPSLPTRPGSLIPYTKLDEIDRRITELLQVNSRMSYTDISKEVGISRVGVQARVNALVENGVFERFTLLIKPEKIGLGVSAFFLIEVEPQRLHEAAERLALEPAVTELSRLTGPNQLHMHALFANMTDMDLFLQQKLYPVPGVTRVETQLLTKRYKY, encoded by the coding sequence ATGCCATCCCTACCGACACGGCCTGGTTCCCTGATTCCATATACCAAGCTAGATGAAATTGACCGTCGCATCACGGAGCTACTGCAGGTCAACTCTCGCATGTCCTATACCGATATTAGCAAAGAAGTTGGAATATCCCGTGTAGGCGTCCAGGCACGTGTGAATGCCCTTGTCGAGAATGGCGTGTTCGAGCGCTTCACGCTGCTCATTAAGCCGGAGAAGATCGGCCTTGGCGTGAGCGCCTTTTTCCTAATTGAGGTTGAGCCGCAGCGTCTGCACGAGGCTGCAGAACGGTTGGCTTTAGAGCCAGCCGTTACCGAGCTCAGCCGCCTTACGGGGCCGAATCAACTGCATATGCATGCCTTATTTGCCAATATGACCGATATGGACCTGTTCCTACAGCAGAAGCTTTATCCAGTTCCAGGCGTGACCCGTGTAGAAACTCAATTGCTGACCAAACGCTATAAGTATTAA
- a CDS encoding GAF domain-containing protein, with protein MSSSPKMLKEEVSRYNEAYEFRKGKYNMFHTTVYEGTLEQQYDTVIRQLQSLIEDEPNFIANLANASALLGQFLPDINWAGFYLLDEKGLVLGPFQGLPACVRIPVGRGVCGTAAERRETMLVPDVHAFPGHIACDAASRSEIVVPLLTPRGELLGVLDIDSPSTDRFNEIDRVQLERFAGVLTAGL; from the coding sequence ATGTCCAGCAGCCCAAAGATGCTAAAAGAGGAGGTGAGCCGTTATAATGAAGCTTATGAGTTTAGAAAGGGGAAATACAACATGTTCCACACCACTGTATATGAAGGCACTCTAGAGCAGCAGTACGATACCGTTATTCGTCAGCTGCAGTCGCTGATTGAGGACGAGCCGAATTTCATTGCCAACCTCGCCAACGCCTCGGCACTGCTGGGACAGTTTTTGCCGGATATTAACTGGGCAGGCTTCTACCTGCTGGATGAAAAAGGCCTCGTGCTCGGTCCCTTCCAAGGACTGCCCGCATGCGTGCGTATTCCGGTCGGACGCGGCGTATGCGGCACGGCAGCCGAGCGCAGAGAGACCATGCTTGTCCCGGATGTGCATGCTTTCCCTGGCCATATCGCCTGCGATGCTGCATCGCGCTCCGAGATCGTCGTTCCACTGCTGACGCCTAGGGGTGAGCTACTTGGCGTGCTCGACATCGACAGCCCGTCGACGGATCGTTTTAACGAGATCGACCGCGTTCAGTTGGAACGCTTCGCTGGCGTTCTGACGGCAGGACTGTAA
- a CDS encoding BclB C-terminal domain-containing protein has translation MDDNDWSQELIRSKRPHRSEDCKPPKKPAKKCLVPFEPSEADQFEELLDSLIAALQQGAIPPAGQLPVVLRELQLFIDHLRISMREKAPLLAAAELAIVTYEKSNGWMSALTAAVQQVLADLMSFVLVACVSSSVKDGWVARVRLADITLTAVSDPSGGNGATGATGATGPTGLMGPVGPAGPAGPAGPAGVQGLPGIPGAPGAAGATGATGATGPDGAPGGTTGTTGAQGATGPTGATGAGATGATGSAGATGGTGAAGATGVTGATGAGATGATGIAGATGGTGAAGATGVTGATGVGATGATGSAGATGGTGAAGATGVTGATGAGATGATGSAGATGGTGAAGATGVTGATGVGATGATGSAGATGGTGAAGATGVTGATGVGATGATGSAGATGGTGAAGATGVTGATGVGATGATGSAGATGGTGAAGATGVTGATGVGATGATGSAGATGGTGAAGATGATGATGVGATGATGSAGATGGTGAAGATGVTGATGAGATGATGSAGATGGTGAAGATGATGATGVGATGATGIAGATGGTGAAGATGATGATGAAGGVGATGSTGATGATGSAGVAGATGATGVGETGVTGSTGTTGSTGVTGATGATGIGETGVTGSSGATGVTGGIGATGVTGTTGATGGTGTTGRTGTTGATGATGTTGATGTTGATGVTSATGATGSTGSTGTTGATGATGSSGGGAIIPFASGLPLALTTIAGGLAGTYGLVGFGNSADSVTVLGATIDLTGAAGTLLNFAFSVPRAGTITSLAAYFSTTVALSLVGSTIAITASLYSSTTPNNSFTAVPGATVTLAPPLTGILALGTISNGITTGLSIPVTGQERLLLVFSVTASGLTLVNTVAGYASAGLTIV, from the coding sequence GTGGACGACAACGATTGGAGTCAGGAATTAATCAGATCAAAGAGACCACATAGGAGTGAGGATTGCAAACCTCCCAAAAAACCAGCAAAAAAATGCCTCGTTCCCTTTGAACCGTCTGAGGCGGATCAGTTTGAGGAACTGCTGGACAGCCTTATAGCGGCACTACAACAGGGAGCTATCCCGCCTGCGGGACAGCTTCCTGTTGTATTGAGGGAGCTTCAACTGTTTATTGATCACCTGCGTATATCAATGCGTGAAAAGGCCCCGTTGCTGGCAGCAGCTGAGCTGGCCATCGTAACGTATGAGAAGTCGAACGGATGGATGTCTGCTCTTACAGCAGCTGTCCAGCAAGTGCTGGCGGATCTGATGTCCTTCGTTTTGGTAGCATGTGTGTCCAGCTCTGTTAAGGATGGCTGGGTTGCAAGAGTGAGGCTGGCGGACATCACACTGACGGCAGTAAGTGATCCGTCAGGCGGGAATGGAGCAACCGGAGCCACAGGAGCAACCGGACCGACCGGGCTTATGGGCCCTGTTGGCCCCGCTGGTCCTGCTGGCCCTGCGGGTCCTGCGGGCGTGCAAGGTTTGCCAGGAATACCTGGTGCGCCAGGCGCTGCTGGTGCGACTGGCGCAACGGGGGCAACCGGGCCAGATGGAGCTCCAGGCGGCACAACAGGCACAACCGGCGCCCAAGGAGCGACAGGCCCAACGGGTGCGACCGGAGCTGGAGCGACGGGAGCCACGGGAAGTGCCGGGGCGACGGGAGGCACAGGTGCCGCAGGAGCGACCGGGGTTACGGGCGCAACCGGAGCTGGAGCGACGGGAGCCACGGGAATTGCCGGAGCGACGGGAGGCACGGGTGCCGCAGGAGCGACCGGGGTTACGGGCGCAACCGGAGTTGGAGCGACGGGAGCTACGGGAAGTGCCGGAGCGACGGGAGGCACAGGTGCCGCAGGAGCGACCGGGGTTACGGGCGCAACCGGAGCTGGAGCGACGGGAGCTACGGGAAGTGCCGGGGCGACGGGAGGCACAGGTGCCGCAGGAGCGACCGGGGTTACGGGCGCAACCGGAGTTGGAGCGACGGGAGCCACGGGAAGTGCCGGGGCGACGGGAGGCACAGGTGCCGCAGGAGCGACCGGGGTTACGGGCGCAACCGGAGTTGGAGCGACGGGAGCTACGGGAAGTGCCGGAGCGACGGGAGGCACAGGTGCCGCAGGAGCGACCGGGGTTACGGGCGCAACCGGAGTTGGAGCGACGGGAGCCACGGGAAGTGCCGGAGCGACAGGAGGCACAGGTGCCGCAGGAGCGACCGGGGTTACGGGCGCAACCGGAGTTGGAGCGACGGGAGCCACGGGAAGTGCCGGAGCGACGGGAGGCACAGGTGCCGCAGGAGCGACCGGGGCGACGGGCGCAACCGGAGTTGGAGCGACGGGAGCTACGGGAAGTGCCGGAGCGACGGGAGGCACAGGTGCCGCAGGAGCGACCGGGGTTACGGGCGCAACCGGAGCTGGAGCGACGGGAGCCACGGGAAGTGCCGGGGCGACGGGAGGCACAGGTGCCGCAGGAGCGACCGGGGCGACGGGCGCAACCGGAGTTGGAGCGACGGGAGCCACGGGAATTGCCGGAGCGACGGGAGGCACAGGTGCCGCAGGAGCGACCGGAGCAACGGGTGCGACCGGAGCAGCGGGAGGCGTAGGGGCTACCGGGTCCACGGGAGCGACCGGAGCAACGGGAAGCGCAGGTGTTGCAGGAGCGACCGGGGCAACTGGAGTCGGAGAGACTGGGGTCACGGGAAGCACCGGTACGACGGGAAGCACGGGTGTTACAGGAGCGACCGGAGCAACTGGAATCGGAGAGACTGGGGTCACGGGAAGCTCCGGAGCAACGGGCGTAACAGGAGGAATCGGAGCGACTGGCGTTACAGGCACAACCGGAGCGACAGGCGGTACGGGAACAACAGGAAGAACCGGAACTACAGGAGCCACAGGAGCCACAGGCACAACTGGTGCAACCGGAACTACAGGAGCCACAGGAGTTACCAGCGCAACGGGAGCAACAGGTTCGACCGGTTCAACAGGAACGACAGGTGCTACCGGTGCAACGGGGTCTTCCGGCGGAGGAGCTATTATTCCATTCGCTAGCGGGCTACCGCTAGCTCTGACAACTATAGCCGGGGGACTTGCTGGAACGTATGGTTTGGTCGGTTTTGGCAATTCTGCGGATAGCGTGACGGTGTTAGGAGCAACGATCGATTTGACGGGTGCGGCGGGAACGCTGCTTAACTTTGCATTCTCCGTTCCAAGGGCAGGAACGATTACATCCTTGGCGGCCTATTTCAGCACCACGGTGGCTCTAAGTCTGGTTGGCTCCACCATTGCGATTACGGCAAGTTTGTACAGCTCCACAACTCCGAATAATAGTTTTACTGCCGTCCCAGGAGCTACAGTAACTTTAGCTCCTCCATTAACGGGAATATTGGCGCTTGGCACGATCAGTAATGGAATTACAACCGGGCTGAGCATCCCGGTCACTGGCCAAGAGAGATTGTTGCTTGTTTTCTCCGTAACGGCATCAGGGTTAACCCTTGTTAATACCGTAGCGGGATACGCAAGCGCAGGTCTCACCATTGTGTAA